The Corallococcus caeni region ATGACCTGGACTCGCCCTCGGACCTGTACGCGATGAAGGCGGATGGCACCGGCGCCCGTCAGCTCACCCAGGTGAACCAGGAGGCGCTCGCGGGCCTGAAGTTCGGCGCCTTCGAACAGTTCAGCTTCCCGGGCTGGAACAACGAGACGGTGCACGGCTACGTCGTGAAGCCGGTGGACTTCGACCCGAAGCGCCAGTACCCGCTGGCCTTCCTCATCCACGGCGGGCCGCAGGGCAGCTTCGGCAACCACTTCCATTACCGGTGGAACCCGCAGGTGTACGCGGGCCGCGGCTACGTGGCGGTGATGATCGACTTCCACGGCTCCACCGGCTACGGCCAGGCCTTCACGGACTCCATCGCCGGGGACTGGGGCGGCAAGCCGCTGGAGGACCTGAAGAAGGGCGTCGACGCCGCGCTCCAGAAGTACCCCTTCATCCACAAGACGAAGCGGTGCGCGCTGGGCGGCAGCTACGGCGGCTACATGATCAACTGGATCGCCGGCAACTGGGCGGACGGCTTCCAGTGCCTCGTGAACCACGACGGCATCTTCGACGAGCGCGCGGCCTACTACGACACGGAGGAACTCTGGTTCCCCGAGTGGGAGCACAAGGCGCTGCCGTGGGAGAAGCCGGAGACGTACGAGAAGTTCAACCCGGTGAACCAGGTGGCGAAGTGGAAGACGCCCATGCTCGTCATCCACGGCGGCAAGGACTACCGCGTGGTGGACACGCAGGGCATCGCCACCTTCACCGCGCTCCAGCGCCGGGGCATCCCGTCCCGCTTCCTCTACTTCCCGGATGAGAACCACTGGGTGCTCAAGCCCCAGAACAGCATCCAGTGGCACGACGAGGTGCTGGGCTGGCTGGACCGCTGGACGCGCAAGTAGCGCATTCGGCGGAGTGTCCCCCGGGGCTTCTGGCCCCGGGGCTTCACCGGCGCCTCAGGGGATGCCGAAGCAGTCGTCGATGCAGCTGGCGAGGACCTCCGAGCAGGTGCGGTCGGAGATGCACTCCGCGCACTCCGCGGTGCGCGCGCGGCGGTCGTCCTGCTCGCTCTCCTTCTCGTCCTCCCAGGCGCCAATCTTGTCGGCGCACTTGCCGGTATCCAGGTCGGCTTCGAAGCACTCCTTGCGTTTGTCGCAGATGGCGTCCGCGTTGTTGGAACAGCCGGTGAGCAGCAGCACGGAGACACAGGAGGCCAGGGCAATCAGTCGTGACATGGCGCGGCAGTATGCAGACGAAGACGCCTCCCGGGAATGCACTTCCCAGGAGGCGTCCCGGTCTTCAGCGAAACTGGATTACTTCGTCTTCGTCGTATCGCCCGTGGTGCCACCCGTGGAGCCGCCCATGGTGCCCGTGGAGCCGCCCATGGAGCCGTGGTTCATGGAGCCGTGGTCCATGGAGCCGCCCTGCATGCCGGCGCCGCCCACGCCCATGGCGTCGTCCAGCTTGCCCAGCGCCTGGTAGGCCATGTCGCGGTGCTTGGGCAGCTCCTGGCTGAGCTGGGTCAGCATGGTGGTCATCTCGGCGGGGGCGGAGGTCATGCCCTGCTTCGCCGCCATCACCATGCCGATGGCCGCGTCATGGGCGCCCACCTGGTTGGACATGTAACACGAGTCGAACGGCATGCCCTTGAGGGTCTGGAGCTTGTCCATGAGCGCCTTGTCGGCGGCCATGGCTTTCTTCTCCATGTCGTTGGTGGCCTTGGGCATCTCCGCCAGCTTCAGGTTCTGCGTCTTCGCAAAGTCCATGACCTGCTTGTCCGCGGCCGTGTGCGAATCAATCATCATCTTCGCGTAGCTCTTCACGTCCGGGTTCTCCGAGCTCTTCTGCGCGAGCTCGGCCTGCTTGATCTCCGACTGGTTGACGTAGTGCAGGCGCTCCAGGAAGGCCTTCGGGTCCGTGGGGGCCATGAAGCCCTTGAACTCGGCCATGCCCTTGGCGGCGGGGGCGGGCTTCGTGGCGGGCGTGGTGGGCGCGGCGCTCTGGGCCAGCGAGACACCGCCGGTGAAGAGGACCGCGGCGAGGGTGACTCCGTGCAGGGTGCGCTTCATTGGGTGCTGCTCCTTTTCAGGGCCTCGGAAGTGAGGCGGGACAAAGTCGGTGGACCGGGGGCTCCCGGGTCCGCGCGGCGCACCTTGGAGCAGGGCGCCACGGCGAACCCAGCGGGTGGGGAGGCGGACGTGTGCCAATTCACGTTGCGTTCGCGGTCGGGTGCGCCAGTGGACAGCGCCACTGCCCCCGGGACCGGGCGCGCACGTTCAGCACCACACGACTGTCTGGGAACGCCATCCCGTCGTCCTCCTCGTGCCCGAAAAGCTAGGCATCCCGGGAGGGCGGGGAGGAAACGGAGGCATGGCCCCGGCTGGCTGGCAGCCGGGGAGGGGGGCTACTTCGCGGGGAGCGGCGCCGGGGAAGGTTTCGGCGCGTCCTTCCGCGGCGGAGCGGACTTCGGCGCGTCGGGCGTGCCGGCGGGGACGTTCTTCGTCTCCGACAGCTCGTCCTCCGCGCGCAGGAAGGCCTGGGCGGCGCGGTCCACGTCGTCGGGCTTGAGGCCCGTGAGGTTGGCGGCGGCCACGCGCGTGCGCGACGCGAGCGCCGTCTCCCCCAGCGCGCCGTGGATGCGCGTGAGGGCCACGTGGATTTCCGGGTCGAACGGGTCGGAGGCCAGCGCCTCCAGGTACGCCGTCTTCGCCTTCGGGTAGTCCTTGCGGAACAGCAGGATGCGGCCCAGGTGCACGTTGGTGGAGGGCGAACCCGGGTGCATGCGCAAGGAGCCGCGCAGCACGGACTCCGCCTCATCCAGCCGGCGCAGCTCCAGGAGCGCGAGCGCGAACTTGTTGGAGACGGACTCGTACTTGTCGCCCACCAGCTTGTGCGCCCGCGCGTACTCCTCCGCGGCGGCCTTCACGCGGTTGCGCTCGCGCAGCACCTCGCCCAGGTGCGCGAACTTGCGCGCGGGGACCTCCGTCACCTCGGCGAAGCCGCCGAAGGAGATCTCCCGCCCCTTCTTCTCGCTGTCCTTCTTCTCTCCTTTGGCGTCCTCCTTGAGCACCACGCGGTCGTCGCGCGGCACCAGCTCCTGGGGGAAGGGCTGCTTCTTCACGTAGGACAGCCACGTCTTCTCGAAGAGGGGGAAGGGCATGCCCGTGGCCGCCTCCACCGCCTTCTTGTCCGGCTGGCCCGCCTTCAATTCCTGCAAGAGGGTGCGCAGGCCCGCGGTGCCCTTGGTGCCGTGGATGTAGTCGATGGCGTAGAACACCTCCGCGAACGCGGTGGCCGCGTCCTCCGCCGTGGGCAGCATGGCGATGGAGGGGTGCATCTTCTCGAAGGGGATGAGCTTGTCCTCCTTCACGCGCTTGCCCAAGAGGGCCTGCGTGGAGGGCGTCATGGCCAGGCCGCCCTTGCCGCGCCAGCGCGACTCCAGGAACTTGGCCAGGCCCTCGTGCAGCCAGATGGGCACGGTGTTGTGGGACAGCTGGCTGACCACCAGGTGCACGTACTCGTGCGCCAGCGTGTCCTGCCAGTCGTAGCCCTGCGCCACGGCCTTGGGGCTCGTGACCATCAGCTTGTTGAACTTGCAGATGGCGATGGTGCCGGTGGTGCGGATCTGCTTCTCCGTCAGGGTGCTGACGCGGGACAGCTCGCGCGCGTTGTTCACCACCTCCACGCGCACCTTGCCCGGCGGCGTCCAGCCCAGGTCCTCCGACAGCGCGCGGTGGATGGACTCCAGCGTCTCCAGCGCGTAGGGCACCAGCACCTCTTCCTTGCCCTTCGGGTAGAAGAAGATGAAGTGCTCGCTCTCCGCGCGCTGGTGTCCCTTGACGATGGCGCGCGTGTCCTTCGCGAGCCGCAGGTAGCTGCCCGGCTTGTCCTCGATGTTGGCCGCCTCCAGCAGCGTCACCGCGTCCTCGTACTGGCCCTCCTCGAAGGCCACGCGCCCCTGGAAGTACTTCAGGGGCTCCAGTTCGGACGGCACGCGCTTCTCGACCTCGGCCAGCTCGCGCCGGGCGGTGCCCACGTCCCAGTCGTCCAGGGACTGCTCCACCTTGCCCAGCCGCTGCTTCACCTCTTCCTTGAGGGCGGCGTCGGGCGGCTGCGCGAAGGCCGTGGGGACGGCGAGGAGGAGGGCGCACAGGACGCCCAGGCAGGGGATGGACGCGTGCGTGCGGCGGCTCACTTCACCAGCTCCTCGTAGTAGCGCTTCACCTGCTCGCGGTACTTCTCCGGCGCGCCCTGCTTCATCGCGTCCAGCAGGTCCTTGCGGAACTCGCGAGGCGCCTGGAAGGCGTCTTCATCCGGCAGCTCCACCTTGTCCTGCGGGTTGCGGCCGTTGCCCTCCTGCTGGCGGCCGGAGCCCATGGGCATGGGCAGCCCGCGGCCGCCCTTGCGGCCCTGCTGGCTCTGCTTCATCTGCTGCTGGAAGCGCTTGAGGCCCTCCATGGCGGCCTGCTGTTCGCCGTAGCCGCGGCCGGGGTCCTTGCCCTGCATGCGCTGGGACGCCTCGCCCATGCGCTGGCCAATCTCATCCATCTGCTGGCCGGCCTCCTCCCCGAACAGCGGCGCCGTCTGCTCCATGTCCTCCATCTGCTGGCGCAGGCCCTGCGCGCGCTGCTCCAGCTGCTGCTGGCGCTGGCCCAGCTGCTGGAGCTGCTGCTTCTCCTGCTGCGACAGCTGCGAGCCCGGCGGCGGGAAGAGGCTCTGGAGTTGCTGGCTCACGTCCGACACGTCGCGCGCGTCCTTCTTGAGCTGCTCCGCGAGCTTCGCGGACTGCTGACGCACCTCCGGCGGGTTGCCGAACATCTCGTCCAGCTGGCGCTGCTGCTCGCCCATGCTGGACAGCTGGCGCGCGGCGTCCTCCGCGCGGGCGGCGGACTCGGCGGCCAGGTCGAAGTCGTCCACCTTGAGCGCGTTCTCCACGTTGCGCAGCTCGGACTGGGCCTCCTCCAGCGGGCGGGCCGCGCGGCTGTTGAGACGACCCGGGTCGAGCTTCTGGTAGTGCTCCTGCACCTGCTGCACCTTGCGCGCGAGCTCGTCCTTGAGGGCCTGGCCCTTCTCCTTGAGCCGGTCGCGGTTCTGGCCGCGGGCCTGGTCGCGCAGGGCGCGCGTCTGCTCGGCGACCTTCTGCTGCTCGTCCATGGTGCCCTGCAGGTCGTCCATGAACTTGCCGAACTTCTCCGCCAGCTCCGGGTACTGCTCCGCGCCGAAGTCCTCCTGGGACTTGTCCATGGAGTCGAGCATCTCGTCCATCTGCATGCCCAGCTCCTGGAGCTTCGCCAGGGCCTCGTCCGCCTTGCCCTCCTGCATCAGGCGCTCCACTTCATCCATGGCGCCCTGCATGTCCTCCTGCTCCATCATCTCCGACAGCGCCTCGGCGTTGAGGTGCTCGTCGCGGATGCCCTTGCGCAGCTCCGCCATGCGCTGCATCAACTCCTGGATGCGCGACTTGAGCTGCTGGATCTGCTGCATCACCTGCTCGCGCGCGGCCTCGTCCGGGTTGGCCTTGAACTGTTCGATGAGGCGCGACAGGTCGCGGCGCTCGTTGGCCAGTTGCTTCGTCAGCTCCTGGAGCGCCTCCAGCTTCTGCCGGTCCAGCAGCGACTCCAGGTAGAGGATGTCGCGCTCCAGGCCCTCGATTTCGTCCTCCACCACGGCGGTGAGCCGGGTGCCGGTGCCCCAGTCCTCGCCGCGCGCGCGCTGGGTGCGCAGGTACAGGCGGCGGAAGTCGGAGGTGGTGCCCACGCTGCGCTTGAGCTCCCCGCCGATGTTCAAGAGCGCGGAGATGATCTCCTTGGGCACGTCCTTCTCGCGCGACAGCTCGGAGCCCTGGGCGCGGAAGTCGTCCGCGAGCTGCTGGCCGCCCGTGTCCACGGACTTCGCGGCCTCCACCGCCTGCGCGTCCTTCTGCTTCGCGCGGTCGGGCCCCTCCAGGCGGTCCGCCAGGTGGTCCACGAGCCGGCCCCACAGCGCTTCGGCCTTCTCCAGAGCGGCGCGGCGGTGCTCGGCGGCGCTGTAGACGCGCAGGGTCTGGGTGCGGCTGACGCCCTTCTTGGGGCCCTCCACCGCGTCGTTGTCCTTCGCCTCCACGTAGTAGGTGATGCGGTCGCCGGGGGCGGGCTTGAGCGGGCCCAGGTTCCAGTTGAAGGTGCCCCGGCTGCGGCGGCTGTCCTCGCGCGGCAGGTTCACGCGCGTCTCCTGCTTGGCGCCGGGCATGCGGAACACCAGCGCGAGGCCGGACAGGCCGTAGTCGTCGGTGGCCTCGTACTTGAGCGTCACCGTCTGGCCGGGGTCGACCTCGATCTCCGTGGACGGCGTGAGCAGCGTCACCTGGGGGGACTTGTCCGCCTCCACGGTGAGGGGGATGTCCGGGCCCACCGCGAGCGGCTTCGCGCGCGCGCCGTAGAAGACGAAGTGGTAGTGGCCGCCCTGCTTCGCGACGAAGCTGCCGGTGAGCTCCCGGCCGCCGGTGACGGTGAGGGGCAGCGTCTGGTCGTTGACGACGACCTCCGCGCGCTCGATGGGGCGGTCCGAGCGCGTCTTCAGCGCGACCTCGGTGCCGGCGGGGGCGCTGACCTCGCCGTTGGTGCCCGGCACGGTGCGCGGCGCGAGGCCGGTGTACGCGGGGTAGCGGTACGTCAGCTCGATGTCGCCGGTGATGGGCTCCACCTGCGCGGCGGTCTCCGGCCGCGCGGCCTGCTCCCGCAGGTGCTTCCAGCCCGCGGCCCACCGGCCGCCCACGAAGAACAGCAGCACCGCGAGCAGCAGCACCGCGCCGCCGCACGCCATGGCCACGCGGCGCAGCGGCTGGCGGTCCACCACGAGCCCGGGGTCCACCGTGCGGGCCCGCTCGTCCATCTGCCGCAGGAACGCGTCCGCGAGCTGGGGGGACCAGCCGGCCTCCTCCCGGCGCTCGCGCGACAGCTCCACCGCGGCGAGCACGTCCAGCGACAGCTCCGGGCGGCGCTGGCCCACGAGCCGGGCGGTGAGCAGGTCGTCGCCCACCTGCCGGCGCGCGAGCACGACGCCGAACAAGCCCGCCACCGCCGCGCCCACCGGCACCGCGAGCCACAGGAGCCCCTGGGCGAACCCCGGCGCCACCCGTCCCAGCAGGCCCGTGGCGAACAGCAGCACGAGGGCCGCGACGGCGCCCAGCAGGACGCCCTGGGCCCAGAGCTGGCGGCGCTGACGGGCGCGCACCTGGGCGAGCAGCTCCGCCACGCCCCCGGAGCGCGCTTCGCGCCGGGCCTGGGGAGGCGGGGCCGGGGGAGGAGGCGGGGGCGGCAGCTCGGGGCCTGGGCTCTGCGGTGTCTCGAGGTTCACGCTGGCTTGTCCGCTCGTCGGTCGCGAGCCAACCCCGGGCGGGGCGGGCTATTTCCCAATTGTGACGCACTCCCGCCGTCTTCGCGCGTGCATCGCCGGGGCGGAAGGCGGAAGGGGACGGCCTGTGTCCGCCGCAGGAAGGAGGGGCGGACGGCAGGGTTCTGGGGACAACGCGGAAGGGG contains the following coding sequences:
- a CDS encoding peptidase MA family metallohydrolase, encoding MSRRTHASIPCLGVLCALLLAVPTAFAQPPDAALKEEVKQRLGKVEQSLDDWDVGTARRELAEVEKRVPSELEPLKYFQGRVAFEEGQYEDAVTLLEAANIEDKPGSYLRLAKDTRAIVKGHQRAESEHFIFFYPKGKEEVLVPYALETLESIHRALSEDLGWTPPGKVRVEVVNNARELSRVSTLTEKQIRTTGTIAICKFNKLMVTSPKAVAQGYDWQDTLAHEYVHLVVSQLSHNTVPIWLHEGLAKFLESRWRGKGGLAMTPSTQALLGKRVKEDKLIPFEKMHPSIAMLPTAEDAATAFAEVFYAIDYIHGTKGTAGLRTLLQELKAGQPDKKAVEAATGMPFPLFEKTWLSYVKKQPFPQELVPRDDRVVLKEDAKGEKKDSEKKGREISFGGFAEVTEVPARKFAHLGEVLRERNRVKAAAEEYARAHKLVGDKYESVSNKFALALLELRRLDEAESVLRGSLRMHPGSPSTNVHLGRILLFRKDYPKAKTAYLEALASDPFDPEIHVALTRIHGALGETALASRTRVAAANLTGLKPDDVDRAAQAFLRAEDELSETKNVPAGTPDAPKSAPPRKDAPKPSPAPLPAK
- a CDS encoding DUF4142 domain-containing protein; amino-acid sequence: MKRTLHGVTLAAVLFTGGVSLAQSAAPTTPATKPAPAAKGMAEFKGFMAPTDPKAFLERLHYVNQSEIKQAELAQKSSENPDVKSYAKMMIDSHTAADKQVMDFAKTQNLKLAEMPKATNDMEKKAMAADKALMDKLQTLKGMPFDSCYMSNQVGAHDAAIGMVMAAKQGMTSAPAEMTTMLTQLSQELPKHRDMAYQALGKLDDAMGVGGAGMQGGSMDHGSMNHGSMGGSTGTMGGSTGGTTGDTTKTK
- a CDS encoding DUF4175 family protein, which produces MNLETPQSPGPELPPPPPPPAPPPQARREARSGGVAELLAQVRARQRRQLWAQGVLLGAVAALVLLFATGLLGRVAPGFAQGLLWLAVPVGAAVAGLFGVVLARRQVGDDLLTARLVGQRRPELSLDVLAAVELSRERREEAGWSPQLADAFLRQMDERARTVDPGLVVDRQPLRRVAMACGGAVLLLAVLLFFVGGRWAAGWKHLREQAARPETAAQVEPITGDIELTYRYPAYTGLAPRTVPGTNGEVSAPAGTEVALKTRSDRPIERAEVVVNDQTLPLTVTGGRELTGSFVAKQGGHYHFVFYGARAKPLAVGPDIPLTVEADKSPQVTLLTPSTEIEVDPGQTVTLKYEATDDYGLSGLALVFRMPGAKQETRVNLPREDSRRSRGTFNWNLGPLKPAPGDRITYYVEAKDNDAVEGPKKGVSRTQTLRVYSAAEHRRAALEKAEALWGRLVDHLADRLEGPDRAKQKDAQAVEAAKSVDTGGQQLADDFRAQGSELSREKDVPKEIISALLNIGGELKRSVGTTSDFRRLYLRTQRARGEDWGTGTRLTAVVEDEIEGLERDILYLESLLDRQKLEALQELTKQLANERRDLSRLIEQFKANPDEAAREQVMQQIQQLKSRIQELMQRMAELRKGIRDEHLNAEALSEMMEQEDMQGAMDEVERLMQEGKADEALAKLQELGMQMDEMLDSMDKSQEDFGAEQYPELAEKFGKFMDDLQGTMDEQQKVAEQTRALRDQARGQNRDRLKEKGQALKDELARKVQQVQEHYQKLDPGRLNSRAARPLEEAQSELRNVENALKVDDFDLAAESAARAEDAARQLSSMGEQQRQLDEMFGNPPEVRQQSAKLAEQLKKDARDVSDVSQQLQSLFPPPGSQLSQQEKQQLQQLGQRQQQLEQRAQGLRQQMEDMEQTAPLFGEEAGQQMDEIGQRMGEASQRMQGKDPGRGYGEQQAAMEGLKRFQQQMKQSQQGRKGGRGLPMPMGSGRQQEGNGRNPQDKVELPDEDAFQAPREFRKDLLDAMKQGAPEKYREQVKRYYEELVK